In the Caldanaerovirga acetigignens genome, AAACTTAACGAAAGCATAAAAAGTGGGAAGGCCATTGAGAAATTTAAGGAAATAATAAAAAGCCAGGGAGGCAATCCAAAAGTAGTGGAAGATTATTCGCTGCTTCCGCAAGCAAGATTCAGAGAAGAAGTAACAGCCCCGCATGACGGCTGGATAGAAAGTATAGATGCGTTAAGGCTCGGCCTTGCGGCTATGAAACTTGGCGCCGGGCGGCAGAAAAAGGAAGACAAAATAGACCATTCGGTAGGGATATGGCTCGGCGGCAAAGTCGGAGACTGGGTAGAAAAAGGGAAACCCCTTGCGGTAGTATACGCCAACGATGAAGGAAAGCTCGGGTGGGCATTAGAAGAAGTGCGTGAAGCTTTCCGGCTTTCTCCTGAGAAGGTGGAAAAGAGAAAACTTATATGGGCGAGGATTACCGCAGAAAATGTAGAAGAGTTTTGAAAGGCGGTGGGAGAAGATGCCGGTAAAAAGGGTGATACTTATTGTGCTGGACAGTGTCGGGGCCGGAGAACTCCCCGACGCTGCCTTATACGGCGACGAAGGCAGCAATACCCTGGCCAATACGGCAAAAGCTGTCGGAGGACTGGATCTGCCTAATCTGCAAAAAATGGGCCTCGGGAATATAGTCGAGATAGAGGGAGTACCGCCGGCGGAAAGACCGGAGGCTTCTTACGGCAAGGCGGCGGAAAGGTCCGCCGGAAAGGACACCACCACAGGTCACTGGGAAATTGCGGGGATAATCCTGGAAAAACCCTTCCCCGTTTATCCTGACGGATTTCCTCCCGAAGTGATGGAAGAATTCGAAAGGAGGATAGGCACGAAAACCCTTGGGAACCGGCCGGCTTCCGGTACGCAGATAATAAACGAGTTGGGGGAGGAACACATGAAGACCGGATATCCCATCGTCTACACTTCCGCCGACTCGGTTTTCCAGGTAGCCGCCCACGAAGAAGTTATTCCGATTGAAAAGCTGTACGAGATGTGCATGATTGCCCGGGAAATACTCAAGGGCGACCATGCGGTATCCAGGGTCATAGCAAGGCCTTTCGTCGGCACTCCCGGAAATTTCGTGAGGACCTACAACCGCAGGGATTTTTCCCTGAAGCCCCCCGAGGAGACGTTGCTCGACAAGGTAAAAAAAGCCGGGATGGATGTTTTCGCCGTGGGGAAGATATGGGACATATTTGCGGGCCAGGGGATAACTAGGGAATACCACACCGAAGGAAATATGGACGGAGTTGACAAGGTACTCCGGGCCATGGACGAGATGGAGCGGGGACTTGTCATGGCAAACCTGGTTGACTATGACATGCTCTACGGCCATAGGAACGACCCACATGGGTACGCCAGGGCTCTTCAGGATTTCGACGGAAGACTGCTGGAGATTGTGGAGAAACTCAAAAGCGACGATGTAATAATCCTGACGGCGGACCACGGCTGCGACCCGACGACGCCGAGCACCGACCATTCAAGGGAATACATTCCGGTTTTAGTTGCCGGAGACGGGATTAAAAAGGGAGTGAATCTGGGCATCCTTTCGACATTTTCGGATATCGGCCAGACCATAGCAGACCTTCTGGGGTGCGAAAAGCTTCCCAATGGAAGAAGTTTTAAGGAAAAAATTTTAAAAAGGCCAATAATGAGTTAAAAAAATAAATCGAGATGAATTCTTTTTGAAAAGGCGAGGAGAATAGGTGCTTGAGAAGAGGAGGTGAATAACTTATGAGTTATTATGGTGAACTCAAAAAGTCAGCCGAATACATAAAATACCGCGTTATGTTGCAGCCCAAAATCGGTGTTATACTCGGCAGCGGTCTTGGGGATTTTGCCGACGGGCTGGAGGAAAGGGTAGTAGTACCTTATGCCGAAATACCAGGATTTCCAGTTTCCACGGTAAAAGGGCACAAGGGGAATTTGGTCTTCGGGAGGGTAAAAGGCAGGAACCTGGCGGTGATGCAGGGTAGGTTTCACCTTTACGAGGGATATCCGATAGAGAAGGTGGTCTTCGGAGTAAGGGTTTTGGGGCTGCTGGGCATCAAGGTGCTAATAGTTACCAATGCCGCTGGCGGGATAAATGAGAGCTTCTGCCCCGGAGACCTCAT is a window encoding:
- a CDS encoding phosphopentomutase, whose amino-acid sequence is MPVKRVILIVLDSVGAGELPDAALYGDEGSNTLANTAKAVGGLDLPNLQKMGLGNIVEIEGVPPAERPEASYGKAAERSAGKDTTTGHWEIAGIILEKPFPVYPDGFPPEVMEEFERRIGTKTLGNRPASGTQIINELGEEHMKTGYPIVYTSADSVFQVAAHEEVIPIEKLYEMCMIAREILKGDHAVSRVIARPFVGTPGNFVRTYNRRDFSLKPPEETLLDKVKKAGMDVFAVGKIWDIFAGQGITREYHTEGNMDGVDKVLRAMDEMERGLVMANLVDYDMLYGHRNDPHGYARALQDFDGRLLEIVEKLKSDDVIILTADHGCDPTTPSTDHSREYIPVLVAGDGIKKGVNLGILSTFSDIGQTIADLLGCEKLPNGRSFKEKILKRPIMS